Proteins encoded together in one Eublepharis macularius isolate TG4126 chromosome 2, MPM_Emac_v1.0, whole genome shotgun sequence window:
- the FBXO3 gene encoding F-box only protein 3: MAASVELDLQPLHLEQLPTDPLLLILSLLDYRDLMSCCCVSRRLSQISSHDPLWRRHCEKYWLMSEKEKSQRNKSWKAIFMDIYSDLGRYIQYYATLKKAWNDLEKYLAQRCPRMIGSLKDSVQEEDLAAVEAQIGCKLPDDYRCSFRIHNGQKLVVPGLMGSMALSNHYRSEDLLDIDTAAGGFQQRLGLKQCLPLTFCIHTGLSQYMALESVEGRNSYEIFYQCPDQMARNPSAIDMFITGSSYLEWFTSYVNNVVTGGYPIIRDQIFRYVHDKDCVARTGDITVSVSTSFLPELSSIHPPHYFFTYRIRIEMSKDARPEKACQLDSRYWRITNAKGDVEEVQGPGVVGEFPIISPGRVYEYTSCTTFATTSGYMEGYYTFHCLYYKDKFFNVAIPRFHMVCPTFKVSTARMETNHNECVMDEHEDSTDTDEYEDRHRILDIPAPSGRCPWHT; encoded by the exons CTGCTGTTGTGTAAGTCGTAGATTAAGTCAAATTTCTAGTCATGATCCGTTGTGGAGGAGGCATTGTGAGAAATACTGGCTTATGTCTGA AAAGGAGAAATCTCAAAGAAATAAGAGTTGGAAGGCAATATTTATGGATATCTATTCTGATTTAGGAAGGTATATTCAGTATTATGCTACACTTAAAAAAGCATGGAATGATTTGGAGAAGTATTTAGCACAGCGCTGTCCTCGGATGATTGGTTCTTTGAAAG ATAGTGTGCAGGAGGAAGACCTGGCTGCTGTAGAAGCACAAATTGGTTGCAAACTCCCTGATGACTATCGATGTTCATTTCGAATCCATAATGGACAGAAGCTAGTAGTTCCAGG GTTGATGGGAAGCATGGCACTTTCCAATCATTATCGCTCTGAAGATTTGTTGGACATTGATACAGCAGCTGGTGGTTTTCAGCAGCGGCTTGGACTGAAACAATGCCTCCCCTTAACTTTTTGCATTCATACTGGATTGAGCCAATACATGGCTTTGGAAAGCGTGGAGGGTCGCAATAGTTATGAGATCTTCTACCAGTGTCCA gatcAAATGGCCCGAAACCCCTCTGCAATTGATATGTTTATTACAG GTAGTTCTTATTTGGAATGGTTCACCTCCTATGTAAACAATGTAGTAACTGGAGGCTATCCCATCATCAGGGACCAGATTTTCAG atatGTCCATGATAAGGATTGTGTAGCAAGAACAGGAGACATTACTGTTTCAGTCTCAACATCATTTCTACCTGAACTCAGTTCTATACATCCACCTCATTATTTCTTCACTTACAGAATCAG GATTGAAATGTCCAAAGATGCACGTCCAGAGAAGGCTTGTCAGCTGGATAGTAGATACTGGAGAATAACTAATGCCAAAGGTGATGTGGAGGAGGTTCAGGGCCCAGGAGTTGTAG GAGAATTTCCAATAATAAGCCCTGGTCGAGTTTATGAATATACTAGCTGTACAACATTTGCCACTACATCAGGGTACATGGAAGGATACTATACATTCCATTGTCTCTACTACAAAGACAAGTTTTTTAATGTTGCCATTCCTAGATTTCATATGGTTTGCCCAACATTCAAGGTATCCACAGCACGCATG GAAACCAATCATAATGAATGTGTTATGGATGAACATGAAGACTCAACAGACACAGATGAATATGAAGACAGGCATAGAATTCTGGACATTCCTGCTCCTTCTGGACGTTGCCCATGGCACACCTGA